One Cervus canadensis isolate Bull #8, Minnesota chromosome 13, ASM1932006v1, whole genome shotgun sequence DNA segment encodes these proteins:
- the ERRFI1 gene encoding ERBB receptor feedback inhibitor 1, with protein MSMAGVAAQEIRVPLKTGFLHDGQALGSLKACWGGRSEFENGFLNIDPITMAYSLNSRAQEQLTSIGRTSRSTPMSSSHCAEPGPPPKSRLPPLIIPPSEGWGQQEEDRVACGLKKLAVNGVCAATPPLTPVKSPLSLFSGPVPCERGSRPLPPLPISEDLALDETDCEVEFLTSSDTDFLLEDCGLSDFRADGPGRRSFRGCGQINYAYFDTPTVSAVDLSQEPDQVAGVPSANPPPPQAHRRLRRSHSGPAGSFNKPAIRISSSVHRASPNSDDDKPEVPPRVPIPPRPAKPDYRRWSAEVTSSTYSDEDRPPKVPPREPLSRSNSRTPSPKSLPSYLNGVMPPTQSFAPDPKYVSSKALQRQHSEGAAGKAPCILPIIENGKKVSSTHYYLLPERPPYLDRFEKFFREAEETHGNTPVHPILANGSISSAPEKLDLKPRVDLGGHVKRKHFSYVVSP; from the exons ATGTCCATGGCAGGAGTGGCTGCTCAGGAGATCAGAGTCCCATTAAAAACTGGATTTCTGCACGATGGCCAAGCCTTGGGGAGCCTGAAGGCCTGCTGGGGTGGCCGCAGCGAGTTTGAGAA CGGCTTTTTAAACATCGACCCGATAACCATGGCCTACAGTCTGAACTCGCGGGCGCAGGAGCAGCTAACCTCCATCG GGCGCACCTCCAGATCCACCCCAATGAGCAGCAGCCACTGTGCAGAGCCCGGCCCCCCTCCGAAGTCCCGCCTGCCTCCCCTCATCATCCCGCCAAGTGAAggctgggggcagcaggaggaggACCGGGTGGCGTGTGGACTGAAGAAGCTGGCGGTGAACGGGGTCTGTGCTGCCACACCCCCGCTGACCCCCGTCAAGAGTCCCCTGTCCCTCTTCTCCGGCCCAGTGCCCTGCGAGCGGGGCTCCCGGCCCCTGCCACCATTGCCCATCTCCGAGGACCTCGCCCTGGATGAGACGGACTGTGAGGTCGAGTTCCTCACCAGCTCGGACACGGACTTCCTTCTGGAAGACTGCGGGCTCTCCGACTTCAGAGCCGATGGCCCCGGCAGACGCAGCTTCCGAGGATGCGGACAGATCAACTATGCATATTTCGACACCCCAACCGTCTCCGCCGTGGATCTCAGCCAGGAACCCGACCAGGTGGCTGGGGTGCCGAGTGCCAACCCCCCTCCGCCTCAGGCCCACCGGAGACTGAGGAGGTCTCACTCAGGCCCCGCGGGCTCCTTCAACAAGCCGGCCATCAGGATCTCCAGCTCCGTGCACAGGGCTTCTCCCAATTCCGACGACGACAAGCCCGAAGTTCCCCCTCGGGTCCCCATCCCTCCCCGGCCGGCCAAGCCAGACTACAGAAGGTGGTCGGCCGAGGTCACCTCCAGCACCTACAGCGATGAGGACAGGCCCCCCAAAGTCCCACCAAGAGAGCCCTTGTCCCGGAGCAACTCCCGCACCCCAAGCCCCAAAAGCCTCCCATCTTACCTCAACGGGGTCATGCCCCCCACGCAGAGCTTTGCCCCCGACCCCAAGTACGTGAGCAGCAAAGCCCTGCAGAGACAGCACAGTGAGGGAGCTGCCGGCAAGGCGCCCTGCATCCTGCCCATCATTGAAAATGGGAAGAAGGTGAGCTCCACGCATTACTACCTGCTCCCTGAGAGGCCGCCCTACCTGGACagatttgaaaaattttttagGGAAGCAGAAGAAACACACGGGAACACCCCCGTCCACCCCATCCTGGCCAATGGCAGTATCTCTTCAGCCCCAGAAAAGCTGGACCTAAAGCCACGAGTGGACCTGGGAGGCCATGTGAAGCGCAAACATTTCTCCTATGTGGTTTCTCCTTAG